Proteins from a single region of Serinus canaria isolate serCan28SL12 chromosome 28, serCan2020, whole genome shotgun sequence:
- the LOC103821975 gene encoding KN motif and ankyrin repeat domain-containing protein 1-like isoform X3 produces the protein MAQPAPLNQNLPDLGGPFLYRDQDDGEKSSYSVETPYGFLLDLDFLKYVDDIESGQTLKKVPLPRRVKGSRPLPSTLRSPSSHTSAWTSTESLTSTASEEGRTALLLSPHGRAPLEPASKSTSHPILPPPVRLLPPPTRKCLVPNPRVEKTLLETSRRLEQEQGRLQDIGGPSHVGLPGALGQPPHWVPVGAEGQAGWGRVSPGSSGRSTPAAGLGTAPLQHVREQMAAALRQLRDLEEQVKTIPLLEMQICELKREKAKLLEKLSAEPGEALYHPSGSEAGAEGEEGPRTGPESEAEPVKGRTSKIAELRKLTEKLAVPERNIRAWPGKRVAERPCRSVAVGEDRAMTDAVFYYRSQQESGDAPESGTRQHRDVAIWVIESSLGLATEAERELELLQQTVGHQKEVITLMEGHLQEATQELEELRLEVCARRPQGQVDKEVMAMPQVAEALVEAVVVTQSRAVGDPPKTAEAGVECCPPTSCVAVGCRPDGQDVAVGPDSAASCDDKGSQTDVGSIVLAGEEKEPGAGEMMEPGLGDGLSSPSAPGAGATAGMCSASQGPGPAVLETTHSNWDPAPAQDSGAAPSPTARALKSIMKKRDGPPRSKAEGSKKSLQFVGVLNGEYESTSSEEDEEGNNSSEKALANSSNSSEQGDTETSEEEAGEGTCEPRLECKGTDMTLLEPPEVKEKFELSPRMREACLIVKTHLGHLGAAKSKEVLASSSLVLQEWFRLSSQKSSIPDMVANHLLAFAEVSPALLAHVVNLADGNGNTALHYSVSHSNFHIVWLLLDTGICNVDHQNKAGYTALMLAALAAVEQEEDMNVVRRLFSMGNVNAKASQAGQTALMLAVSHGRQEMVEALLACGADVNLQDEEGSTALMCACEHGRLETVKLLLAQPTCNISIVDSDGNNAVAVALEAGHSDIAALLYTHLNSTKTQVPGTSLTATKSPGSPKKPN, from the exons ATGGCTCAGCCAGCACCCCTGAACCAGAACCTCCCAG ATCTTGGGGGCCCATTCTTGTATCGGGACCAGGACGATGGAGAGAAAAGCTCGTATTCTGTGGAAACCCCTTATGGCTTCCTGCTGGACCTTGATTTCCTGAAATATGTTGATGATATTGAAAGTGGCCAAACACTCAAGAAAGTGCCACTGCCTCGCAGGGTGAAAGGGTCCCGTCCACTGCCCAGCACGCTGcgcagccccagcagccacaccaGCGCCTGGACCTCCACCGAGTCCCTCACCTCCACGGCCAGCGAGGAGGGCAGGACTGCGCTGCTGCTGTCCCCGCACGGCCGAGCACCCCTGGAGCCTGCGAGCAAGTCAACCTCCCACCCCATCTTGCCGCCGCCAGTGCGGCTGCTCCCACCTCCCACCCGCAAGTGCCTTGTGCCAAACCCACGGGTGGAGAAGACCTTGCTGGAGAcaagcaggaggctggagcaggagcagggccgTTTGCAGGATATTGGTGGTCCCTCCCACGTTGGCCTGCCGGGTGCCCTGGGCCAGCCACCCCACTGGGTGCCAGTGGGTGCCGAGGGCCAGGCAGGCTGGGGCCGggtgagccctggcagctcGGGGCGCAgcactccagctgcagggctcgGCACGGCCCCGCTGCAGCATGTGCGGGAGCAGATGGCTGCAGCCCTGCGGCAGCTCCGGGACCTGGAGGAGCAGGTGAAAACCATCCCACTCCTGGAGATGCAGATCTGCGAGTTGAAGAGGGAGAAGGCAAAGTTGCTGGAGAAGCTGTCGGCAGAGCCTGGCGAGGCATTGTATCACCCCTCTGGCTCtgaggcaggggcagagggtgaggaggggcCCCGTACAGGGCCAGAGAGCGAAGCAGAGCCAGTGAAGGGACGAACAAGTAAAATTGCAGAGCTGAGGAAGCTAACAGAGAAGCTGGCTGTGCCGGAGCGGAACATCAGGGCTTGGCCAGGCAAGAGGGTGGCTGAGAGGCCGTGCCGCTCTGTGGCAGTGGGTGAGGATCGGGCCATGACAGATGCCGTCTTCTACTACCGGTCGCAGCAGGAGAGTGGGGATGCTCCAGAGAGCGGCACGCGGCAACACAGGGATGTGGCCATCTGGGTGATCGAGTCCTCGCTGGGGCTGGCCACTGAGGCAGAgcgggagctggagctgctgcagcagacgGTAGGGCACCAGAAGGAGGTAATCACCCTGATGGAGGGGCACCTGCAGGAGGCCAcgcaggagctggaggagctgcggCTGGAGGTGTGCGCCCGCCGGCCCCAAGGGCAGGTGGACAAGGAGGTGATGGCCATGCCACAGGTGGCCGAGGCACTGGTGGAGGCTGTGGTAGTGACACAGAGCCGGGCAGTTGGCGACCCCCCAAAGACAGCAGAAGCAGGTGTGGAGTGCTGCCCCCCAACCTCCTGTGTCGCCGTGGGCTGCCGCCCTGATGGGCAGGATGTGGCAGTTGGACCTGATTCAGCTGCCAGCTGTGATGACAAGGGTAGCCAGACAGATGTGGGCAGCATTGtcctggcaggagaggagaaggagcctGGTGCGGGTGAGATGATGGAGCCTGGCCTGGGTGATGGCCTGAGCAGCCCTTCAGCGCCAGGTGCAGGAGCAACGGCGGGGATGTGCTCAGCCAGCCAAGGCCCTGGGCCAGCTGTACTGGAGACAACACACAGCAACTGggacccagccccagcacaggacagTGGAGCTGCCCCAAGCCCTACAGCCA GAGCCCTGAAGTCCATCATGAAGAAGCGGGATGGTCCTCCCCGGAGCAAGGCAGAGGGCAGCAAGAAGAGCCTGCAGTTTGTGGGAGTGCTGAACGGAGA GTATGAGAGCACATCCAGTGAGGAGGATGAAGAAGGCAACAACTCCTCTGAGAAGGCTTTGGCCAACAGCTCCAACAgttcagagcagggagacacCGAAACCTCAGAAGAGGAGGCCGGGGAAGGCACGTGCGAGCCCAGACTGGAGTGCAAGGGGACTGATATGACCCTGCTGGAGCCCCCTGAGGTGAAGGAAAA GTTCGAGCTGAgccccaggatgagggaggcCTGCCTCATTGTCAAGACCCACCTGGGCCACCTGGGTGCTGCCAAGAGCAAAGAGGTG cttgccagcagcagcctggtccTTCAGGAGTGGTTCCGTCTGTCCAGCCAAAAGTCGTCCATCCCTGACATGGTTGCCAACCACCTCCTGGCCTTTGCTGAAGTCTCACCAGCTCTTCTGGCCCACGTGGTGAACCTGGCAGACGGGAATGgcaacacagccctgcactACAGTGTCTCCCACTCCAACTTCCACATcgtgtggctgctgctggataCAG GGATATGTAATGTGGACCACCAGAACAAAGCTGGGTACACCGCCCTgatgctggcagcactggcagctgttGAGCAGGAGGAGGACATGAATGTGGTCAGGAGGCTTTTCAGCATGGGCAACGTCAACGCCAAGGCCAGCCAG GCTGGCCAGACGGCGCTGATGTTGGCTGTCAGCCACGGCCGGCAGGAGATGGTGGAAGCCCTGCTCGCCTGCGGGGCCGATGTGAACCTGCAGGACGAGGAGGGCTCCACCGCGCTGATGTGTGCCTGCGAGCATGGCCGCCTGGAGACcgtgaagctgctgctggctcagcccaCCTGCAACATCTCTATCGTGGACAGT GATGGTAACAATGCTGTTGCCGTCGCGCTGGAGGCCGGTCACAGTGACATTGCTGCGCTCCTCTACACCCACCTCAACAGCACGAAGACACAGGTACCT GGGACTTCACTGACAGCCACAAAGAGCCCTGGGAGTCCAAAGAAACCAAATTAG
- the LOC103821975 gene encoding KN motif and ankyrin repeat domain-containing protein 1-like isoform X4, protein MAQPAPLNQNLPDLGGPFLYRDQDDGEKSSYSVETPYGFLLDLDFLKYVDDIESGQTLKKVPLPRRVKGSRPLPSTLRSPSSHTSAWTSTESLTSTASEEGRTALLLSPHGRAPLEPASKSTSHPILPPPVRLLPPPTRKCLVPNPRVEKTLLETSRRLEQEQGRLQDIGGPSHVGLPGALGQPPHWVPVGAEGQAGWGRVSPGSSGRSTPAAGLGTAPLQHVREQMAAALRQLRDLEEQVKTIPLLEMQICELKREKAKLLEKLSAEPGEALYHPSGSEAGAEGEEGPRTGPESEAEPVKGRTSKIAELRKLTEKLAVPERNIRAWPGKRVAERPCRSVAVGEDRAMTDAVFYYRSQQESGDAPESGTRQHRDVAIWVIESSLGLATEAERELELLQQTVGHQKEVITLMEGHLQEATQELEELRLEVCARRPQGQVDKEVMAMPQVAEALVEAVVVTQSRAVGDPPKTAEAGVECCPPTSCVAVGCRPDGQDVAVGPDSAASCDDKGSQTDVGSIVLAGEEKEPGAGEMMEPGLGDGLSSPSAPGAGATAGMCSASQGPGPAVLETTHSNWDPAPAQDSGAAPSPTARALKSIMKKRDGPPRSKAEGSKKSLQFVGVLNGEYESTSSEEDEEGNNSSEKALANSSNSSEQGDTETSEEEAGEGTCEPRLECKGTDMTLLEPPEVKEKFELSPRMREACLIVKTHLGHLGAAKSKEVEWFRLSSQKSSIPDMVANHLLAFAEVSPALLAHVVNLADGNGNTALHYSVSHSNFHIVWLLLDTGICNVDHQNKAGYTALMLAALAAVEQEEDMNVVRRLFSMGNVNAKASQAGQTALMLAVSHGRQEMVEALLACGADVNLQDEEGSTALMCACEHGRLETVKLLLAQPTCNISIVDSDGNNAVAVALEAGHSDIAALLYTHLNSTKTQVPQGTSLTATKSPGSPKKPN, encoded by the exons ATGGCTCAGCCAGCACCCCTGAACCAGAACCTCCCAG ATCTTGGGGGCCCATTCTTGTATCGGGACCAGGACGATGGAGAGAAAAGCTCGTATTCTGTGGAAACCCCTTATGGCTTCCTGCTGGACCTTGATTTCCTGAAATATGTTGATGATATTGAAAGTGGCCAAACACTCAAGAAAGTGCCACTGCCTCGCAGGGTGAAAGGGTCCCGTCCACTGCCCAGCACGCTGcgcagccccagcagccacaccaGCGCCTGGACCTCCACCGAGTCCCTCACCTCCACGGCCAGCGAGGAGGGCAGGACTGCGCTGCTGCTGTCCCCGCACGGCCGAGCACCCCTGGAGCCTGCGAGCAAGTCAACCTCCCACCCCATCTTGCCGCCGCCAGTGCGGCTGCTCCCACCTCCCACCCGCAAGTGCCTTGTGCCAAACCCACGGGTGGAGAAGACCTTGCTGGAGAcaagcaggaggctggagcaggagcagggccgTTTGCAGGATATTGGTGGTCCCTCCCACGTTGGCCTGCCGGGTGCCCTGGGCCAGCCACCCCACTGGGTGCCAGTGGGTGCCGAGGGCCAGGCAGGCTGGGGCCGggtgagccctggcagctcGGGGCGCAgcactccagctgcagggctcgGCACGGCCCCGCTGCAGCATGTGCGGGAGCAGATGGCTGCAGCCCTGCGGCAGCTCCGGGACCTGGAGGAGCAGGTGAAAACCATCCCACTCCTGGAGATGCAGATCTGCGAGTTGAAGAGGGAGAAGGCAAAGTTGCTGGAGAAGCTGTCGGCAGAGCCTGGCGAGGCATTGTATCACCCCTCTGGCTCtgaggcaggggcagagggtgaggaggggcCCCGTACAGGGCCAGAGAGCGAAGCAGAGCCAGTGAAGGGACGAACAAGTAAAATTGCAGAGCTGAGGAAGCTAACAGAGAAGCTGGCTGTGCCGGAGCGGAACATCAGGGCTTGGCCAGGCAAGAGGGTGGCTGAGAGGCCGTGCCGCTCTGTGGCAGTGGGTGAGGATCGGGCCATGACAGATGCCGTCTTCTACTACCGGTCGCAGCAGGAGAGTGGGGATGCTCCAGAGAGCGGCACGCGGCAACACAGGGATGTGGCCATCTGGGTGATCGAGTCCTCGCTGGGGCTGGCCACTGAGGCAGAgcgggagctggagctgctgcagcagacgGTAGGGCACCAGAAGGAGGTAATCACCCTGATGGAGGGGCACCTGCAGGAGGCCAcgcaggagctggaggagctgcggCTGGAGGTGTGCGCCCGCCGGCCCCAAGGGCAGGTGGACAAGGAGGTGATGGCCATGCCACAGGTGGCCGAGGCACTGGTGGAGGCTGTGGTAGTGACACAGAGCCGGGCAGTTGGCGACCCCCCAAAGACAGCAGAAGCAGGTGTGGAGTGCTGCCCCCCAACCTCCTGTGTCGCCGTGGGCTGCCGCCCTGATGGGCAGGATGTGGCAGTTGGACCTGATTCAGCTGCCAGCTGTGATGACAAGGGTAGCCAGACAGATGTGGGCAGCATTGtcctggcaggagaggagaaggagcctGGTGCGGGTGAGATGATGGAGCCTGGCCTGGGTGATGGCCTGAGCAGCCCTTCAGCGCCAGGTGCAGGAGCAACGGCGGGGATGTGCTCAGCCAGCCAAGGCCCTGGGCCAGCTGTACTGGAGACAACACACAGCAACTGggacccagccccagcacaggacagTGGAGCTGCCCCAAGCCCTACAGCCA GAGCCCTGAAGTCCATCATGAAGAAGCGGGATGGTCCTCCCCGGAGCAAGGCAGAGGGCAGCAAGAAGAGCCTGCAGTTTGTGGGAGTGCTGAACGGAGA GTATGAGAGCACATCCAGTGAGGAGGATGAAGAAGGCAACAACTCCTCTGAGAAGGCTTTGGCCAACAGCTCCAACAgttcagagcagggagacacCGAAACCTCAGAAGAGGAGGCCGGGGAAGGCACGTGCGAGCCCAGACTGGAGTGCAAGGGGACTGATATGACCCTGCTGGAGCCCCCTGAGGTGAAGGAAAA GTTCGAGCTGAgccccaggatgagggaggcCTGCCTCATTGTCAAGACCCACCTGGGCCACCTGGGTGCTGCCAAGAGCAAAGAGGTG GAGTGGTTCCGTCTGTCCAGCCAAAAGTCGTCCATCCCTGACATGGTTGCCAACCACCTCCTGGCCTTTGCTGAAGTCTCACCAGCTCTTCTGGCCCACGTGGTGAACCTGGCAGACGGGAATGgcaacacagccctgcactACAGTGTCTCCCACTCCAACTTCCACATcgtgtggctgctgctggataCAG GGATATGTAATGTGGACCACCAGAACAAAGCTGGGTACACCGCCCTgatgctggcagcactggcagctgttGAGCAGGAGGAGGACATGAATGTGGTCAGGAGGCTTTTCAGCATGGGCAACGTCAACGCCAAGGCCAGCCAG GCTGGCCAGACGGCGCTGATGTTGGCTGTCAGCCACGGCCGGCAGGAGATGGTGGAAGCCCTGCTCGCCTGCGGGGCCGATGTGAACCTGCAGGACGAGGAGGGCTCCACCGCGCTGATGTGTGCCTGCGAGCATGGCCGCCTGGAGACcgtgaagctgctgctggctcagcccaCCTGCAACATCTCTATCGTGGACAGT GATGGTAACAATGCTGTTGCCGTCGCGCTGGAGGCCGGTCACAGTGACATTGCTGCGCTCCTCTACACCCACCTCAACAGCACGAAGACACAGGTACCT CAGGGGACTTCACTGACAGCCACAAAGAGCCCTGGGAGTCCAAAGAAACCAAATTAG
- the LOC103821975 gene encoding KN motif and ankyrin repeat domain-containing protein 1-like isoform X2, with translation MAQPAPLNQNLPDLGGPFLYRDQDDGEKSSYSVETPYGFLLDLDFLKYVDDIESGQTLKKVPLPRRVKGSRPLPSTLRSPSSHTSAWTSTESLTSTASEEGRTALLLSPHGRAPLEPASKSTSHPILPPPVRLLPPPTRKCLVPNPRVEKTLLETSRRLEQEQGRLQDIGGPSHVGLPGALGQPPHWVPVGAEGQAGWGRVSPGSSGRSTPAAGLGTAPLQHVREQMAAALRQLRDLEEQVKTIPLLEMQICELKREKAKLLEKLSAEPGEALYHPSGSEAGAEGEEGPRTGPESEAEPVKGRTSKIAELRKLTEKLAVPERNIRAWPGKRVAERPCRSVAVGEDRAMTDAVFYYRSQQESGDAPESGTRQHRDVAIWVIESSLGLATEAERELELLQQTVGHQKEVITLMEGHLQEATQELEELRLEVCARRPQGQVDKEVMAMPQVAEALVEAVVVTQSRAVGDPPKTAEAGVECCPPTSCVAVGCRPDGQDVAVGPDSAASCDDKGSQTDVGSIVLAGEEKEPGAGEMMEPGLGDGLSSPSAPGAGATAGMCSASQGPGPAVLETTHSNWDPAPAQDSGAAPSPTARALKSIMKKRDGPPRSKAEGSKKSLQFVGVLNGEYESTSSEEDEEGNNSSEKALANSSNSSEQGDTETSEEEAGEGTCEPRLECKGTDMTLLEPPEVKEKFELSPRMREACLIVKTHLGHLGAAKSKEVLASSSLVLQEWFRLSSQKSSIPDMVANHLLAFAEVSPALLAHVVNLADGNGNTALHYSVSHSNFHIVWLLLDTGICNVDHQNKAGYTALMLAALAAVEQEEDMNVVRRLFSMGNVNAKASQAGQTALMLAVSHGRQEMVEALLACGADVNLQDEEGSTALMCACEHGRLETVKLLLAQPTCNISIVDSDGNNAVAVALEAGHSDIAALLYTHLNSTKTQVPQGTSLTATKSPGSPKKPN, from the exons ATGGCTCAGCCAGCACCCCTGAACCAGAACCTCCCAG ATCTTGGGGGCCCATTCTTGTATCGGGACCAGGACGATGGAGAGAAAAGCTCGTATTCTGTGGAAACCCCTTATGGCTTCCTGCTGGACCTTGATTTCCTGAAATATGTTGATGATATTGAAAGTGGCCAAACACTCAAGAAAGTGCCACTGCCTCGCAGGGTGAAAGGGTCCCGTCCACTGCCCAGCACGCTGcgcagccccagcagccacaccaGCGCCTGGACCTCCACCGAGTCCCTCACCTCCACGGCCAGCGAGGAGGGCAGGACTGCGCTGCTGCTGTCCCCGCACGGCCGAGCACCCCTGGAGCCTGCGAGCAAGTCAACCTCCCACCCCATCTTGCCGCCGCCAGTGCGGCTGCTCCCACCTCCCACCCGCAAGTGCCTTGTGCCAAACCCACGGGTGGAGAAGACCTTGCTGGAGAcaagcaggaggctggagcaggagcagggccgTTTGCAGGATATTGGTGGTCCCTCCCACGTTGGCCTGCCGGGTGCCCTGGGCCAGCCACCCCACTGGGTGCCAGTGGGTGCCGAGGGCCAGGCAGGCTGGGGCCGggtgagccctggcagctcGGGGCGCAgcactccagctgcagggctcgGCACGGCCCCGCTGCAGCATGTGCGGGAGCAGATGGCTGCAGCCCTGCGGCAGCTCCGGGACCTGGAGGAGCAGGTGAAAACCATCCCACTCCTGGAGATGCAGATCTGCGAGTTGAAGAGGGAGAAGGCAAAGTTGCTGGAGAAGCTGTCGGCAGAGCCTGGCGAGGCATTGTATCACCCCTCTGGCTCtgaggcaggggcagagggtgaggaggggcCCCGTACAGGGCCAGAGAGCGAAGCAGAGCCAGTGAAGGGACGAACAAGTAAAATTGCAGAGCTGAGGAAGCTAACAGAGAAGCTGGCTGTGCCGGAGCGGAACATCAGGGCTTGGCCAGGCAAGAGGGTGGCTGAGAGGCCGTGCCGCTCTGTGGCAGTGGGTGAGGATCGGGCCATGACAGATGCCGTCTTCTACTACCGGTCGCAGCAGGAGAGTGGGGATGCTCCAGAGAGCGGCACGCGGCAACACAGGGATGTGGCCATCTGGGTGATCGAGTCCTCGCTGGGGCTGGCCACTGAGGCAGAgcgggagctggagctgctgcagcagacgGTAGGGCACCAGAAGGAGGTAATCACCCTGATGGAGGGGCACCTGCAGGAGGCCAcgcaggagctggaggagctgcggCTGGAGGTGTGCGCCCGCCGGCCCCAAGGGCAGGTGGACAAGGAGGTGATGGCCATGCCACAGGTGGCCGAGGCACTGGTGGAGGCTGTGGTAGTGACACAGAGCCGGGCAGTTGGCGACCCCCCAAAGACAGCAGAAGCAGGTGTGGAGTGCTGCCCCCCAACCTCCTGTGTCGCCGTGGGCTGCCGCCCTGATGGGCAGGATGTGGCAGTTGGACCTGATTCAGCTGCCAGCTGTGATGACAAGGGTAGCCAGACAGATGTGGGCAGCATTGtcctggcaggagaggagaaggagcctGGTGCGGGTGAGATGATGGAGCCTGGCCTGGGTGATGGCCTGAGCAGCCCTTCAGCGCCAGGTGCAGGAGCAACGGCGGGGATGTGCTCAGCCAGCCAAGGCCCTGGGCCAGCTGTACTGGAGACAACACACAGCAACTGggacccagccccagcacaggacagTGGAGCTGCCCCAAGCCCTACAGCCA GAGCCCTGAAGTCCATCATGAAGAAGCGGGATGGTCCTCCCCGGAGCAAGGCAGAGGGCAGCAAGAAGAGCCTGCAGTTTGTGGGAGTGCTGAACGGAGA GTATGAGAGCACATCCAGTGAGGAGGATGAAGAAGGCAACAACTCCTCTGAGAAGGCTTTGGCCAACAGCTCCAACAgttcagagcagggagacacCGAAACCTCAGAAGAGGAGGCCGGGGAAGGCACGTGCGAGCCCAGACTGGAGTGCAAGGGGACTGATATGACCCTGCTGGAGCCCCCTGAGGTGAAGGAAAA GTTCGAGCTGAgccccaggatgagggaggcCTGCCTCATTGTCAAGACCCACCTGGGCCACCTGGGTGCTGCCAAGAGCAAAGAGGTG cttgccagcagcagcctggtccTTCAGGAGTGGTTCCGTCTGTCCAGCCAAAAGTCGTCCATCCCTGACATGGTTGCCAACCACCTCCTGGCCTTTGCTGAAGTCTCACCAGCTCTTCTGGCCCACGTGGTGAACCTGGCAGACGGGAATGgcaacacagccctgcactACAGTGTCTCCCACTCCAACTTCCACATcgtgtggctgctgctggataCAG GGATATGTAATGTGGACCACCAGAACAAAGCTGGGTACACCGCCCTgatgctggcagcactggcagctgttGAGCAGGAGGAGGACATGAATGTGGTCAGGAGGCTTTTCAGCATGGGCAACGTCAACGCCAAGGCCAGCCAG GCTGGCCAGACGGCGCTGATGTTGGCTGTCAGCCACGGCCGGCAGGAGATGGTGGAAGCCCTGCTCGCCTGCGGGGCCGATGTGAACCTGCAGGACGAGGAGGGCTCCACCGCGCTGATGTGTGCCTGCGAGCATGGCCGCCTGGAGACcgtgaagctgctgctggctcagcccaCCTGCAACATCTCTATCGTGGACAGT GATGGTAACAATGCTGTTGCCGTCGCGCTGGAGGCCGGTCACAGTGACATTGCTGCGCTCCTCTACACCCACCTCAACAGCACGAAGACACAGGTACCT CAGGGGACTTCACTGACAGCCACAAAGAGCCCTGGGAGTCCAAAGAAACCAAATTAG